A region of Pseudarthrobacter sp. NIBRBAC000502770 DNA encodes the following proteins:
- a CDS encoding HU family DNA-binding protein — MAKNRSELVAEVAGKAGTSQAAVNSVLDALFEVFETSVAAGEKITIPGWLAVERTDRAARTGRNPQTGETIQIAAGHSVKLTAGSKLKAAVSKK, encoded by the coding sequence ATGGCTAAGAACCGTAGTGAACTTGTTGCAGAGGTAGCTGGCAAGGCCGGCACCAGCCAGGCTGCCGTCAACTCCGTCCTCGACGCACTGTTCGAGGTTTTCGAGACTTCCGTCGCCGCCGGCGAGAAGATCACCATCCCGGGCTGGCTCGCCGTCGAGCGTACCGACCGTGCAGCCCGCACCGGCCGCAACCCGCAGACCGGCGAGACCATCCAGATTGCAGCAGGCCACAGCGTTAAGCTGACCGCCGGCTCCAAGCTGAAGGCTGCAGTCTCCAAGAAGTAG